One window of Thioclava sp. GXIMD4216 genomic DNA carries:
- a CDS encoding amino acid ABC transporter ATP-binding protein, with product MSLIDIDALRKSYGTNEVLKGIDLHIEKGEVIALIGKSGSGKSTLLRCINGLETINEGAISVAGEQLLQDDLHLRALRQKVGMIFQQFNLFPHKTAGENVMLAQQVVKKRSRSEAEAMARRMLERVGLGAKFDAYPDQLSGGQQQRVAIARALAMEPMALLCDEVTSALDPELVAEVLQVVRDLAAEGMTLVMVTHEMAFARDVCSRLVFMHEGRIHEIGAPEEVFANPKTPELRSFIGMH from the coding sequence ATGTCTCTCATCGACATTGACGCCCTGCGCAAAAGCTACGGCACCAACGAAGTGCTCAAGGGGATCGACCTGCATATCGAGAAAGGCGAGGTCATTGCCCTGATCGGCAAATCGGGGTCGGGGAAATCCACGCTCTTGCGCTGCATCAACGGGCTTGAAACCATCAATGAGGGCGCGATTTCCGTCGCAGGCGAGCAGCTTCTGCAGGACGACCTGCACCTGAGAGCGCTACGCCAGAAGGTTGGCATGATCTTCCAGCAGTTCAACCTCTTTCCCCACAAGACCGCAGGCGAAAACGTGATGCTGGCCCAGCAGGTCGTGAAAAAACGGTCCCGCAGCGAGGCCGAGGCTATGGCCCGCAGGATGCTGGAGCGCGTCGGGCTCGGGGCGAAATTCGACGCCTATCCCGACCAGCTTTCCGGCGGACAGCAACAGCGTGTGGCGATTGCACGGGCGCTGGCAATGGAGCCGATGGCCCTGCTATGTGACGAGGTCACCTCGGCGCTGGATCCCGAACTGGTGGCCGAGGTGCTACAGGTGGTGCGCGATCTGGCCGCCGAAGGGATGACCCTTGTCATGGTCACCCACGAGATGGCCTTCGCCCGTGATGTCTGTTCGCGGCTCGTCTTCATGCATGAGGGCCGCATCCACGAGATCGGTGCCCCCGAGGAGGTGTTCGCAAACCCCAAGACACCGGAATTGCGTAGCTTTATCGGGATGCATTAA
- a CDS encoding amino acid ABC transporter permease, which translates to MIQFTLTDIFWQLLLATRWTILLSLVSFIGGGLLGVILLFGRIGKFAMLRRMIHLYTELFQGTPLLMQLFLAFFGLGLVGIEVSPWVAAATALILWTAAFLVEIWRGCVEAIPKGQWEASASLGMTYVEQMRHIILPQALRISIPPTVGFSVQVIKGTALTSIIGFVEVTKAGTVLTNATYMPFTVYGLVALIYFALCFPLSFSARILERKMNVSHRH; encoded by the coding sequence ATGATCCAGTTCACCCTCACGGATATTTTCTGGCAGCTTCTTCTTGCCACCCGCTGGACGATCCTGCTGTCGCTTGTCTCCTTTATCGGTGGCGGCCTGTTGGGGGTTATCCTGCTGTTCGGCCGCATCGGCAAATTCGCCATGCTGCGCCGGATGATCCACCTGTATACGGAACTGTTTCAGGGCACACCGCTGCTGATGCAGCTCTTTCTGGCCTTTTTCGGTCTGGGTCTCGTCGGCATCGAGGTCTCGCCCTGGGTTGCGGCGGCCACAGCCCTGATCTTATGGACCGCCGCCTTTCTGGTGGAAATCTGGCGCGGTTGCGTCGAGGCCATCCCGAAAGGACAGTGGGAAGCCTCCGCGTCTCTGGGCATGACCTATGTCGAACAGATGCGCCATATCATCCTGCCGCAGGCATTGCGCATCTCCATCCCGCCGACCGTCGGCTTTTCGGTACAGGTGATCAAGGGCACGGCGCTGACCTCGATCATCGGCTTTGTCGAGGTCACCAAGGCCGGCACCGTACTGACCAATGCAACCTATATGCCCTTTACCGTCTATGGTCTGGTGGCGCTGATCTACTTCGCGCTGTGTTTCCCGCTCTCGTTCAGCGCCCGCATCCTTGAAAGGAAGATGAATGTCTCTCATCGACATTGA
- a CDS encoding PhnD/SsuA/transferrin family substrate-binding protein, producing MLTVHSALRGLLAALFLVVALPAAAQDIRVGVLAFQGAARARQDFAPTVARLAKALPQADVVLVPLDLGGLTKAVAAGQLDFVITNPGHYLTLEARFGVTRIATLQSFDRAYPTDTVGSAVIVRNRPGHATRLSDLASARLAVVSTEAFGGWQVAAQELRRAGVPSDRLAALVETGFPMDHVITALREGRADAAVLRACMLEDEIARGHIGRAEFAVVGARQSAGFPCQLSSRLYPDWPFARLAGSDERLAKTVATALLAMPETAGQAWTAPEDYTPVHTLLRALHIGPYASLDPPGVRQYLLAHWQWVLAASLALALWAIHGARVEILVRRRTAELRRESAEREKAERSAQKHLEERNQYARLGIVGEMASSIAHELNQPLAAIANYAEGLTRVLDRGQPDPAFLRHGTRGIAGQAERAGAILRRVRGFLHRRDAQRGPLDLNVVLREVVEFFTAATARHDIPLRLELAADLPAVLADRVEVEQVLLNLLQNALEATEAAPQATGPRDIVLATSVRGGKVVVTLRDHGTGLTEAAAAQLFDPFFTTKATGLGLGLPICRTIIESHGGRLWAETAAGGGVRMCFVLPASLASQEGRPCASATGSR from the coding sequence ATGCTTACTGTGCATTCCGCCCTGCGCGGCCTTCTGGCGGCGCTTTTTCTTGTCGTGGCTTTGCCTGCGGCGGCGCAGGATATTCGTGTGGGGGTGCTGGCCTTTCAGGGGGCTGCGCGGGCGCGGCAGGATTTCGCGCCGACCGTGGCGAGACTGGCAAAGGCTCTGCCGCAGGCGGATGTCGTGCTTGTGCCGCTTGATCTGGGGGGGCTGACCAAGGCGGTTGCAGCGGGCCAGCTTGATTTCGTCATCACCAATCCCGGCCATTATCTCACGCTGGAAGCGCGGTTCGGGGTCACCCGTATCGCGACCTTGCAAAGCTTCGACCGCGCTTATCCTACCGATACGGTCGGGTCTGCGGTGATTGTGCGAAACCGTCCCGGACATGCCACCCGTCTGTCCGATCTTGCCTCGGCGCGGCTTGCCGTGGTCAGTACGGAGGCGTTTGGCGGCTGGCAGGTTGCCGCGCAGGAACTGCGCCGCGCAGGCGTCCCCTCTGACCGTCTTGCCGCATTGGTCGAGACAGGCTTTCCGATGGACCATGTGATCACGGCCCTGCGCGAGGGGCGCGCAGATGCTGCGGTGCTGCGGGCCTGTATGCTCGAGGATGAAATCGCGCGGGGGCATATCGGTCGGGCGGAGTTTGCGGTTGTGGGCGCGCGCCAGAGTGCCGGTTTTCCCTGTCAGCTTTCCTCGCGCCTTTATCCCGACTGGCCCTTTGCACGGCTGGCGGGCAGCGATGAACGTCTTGCCAAGACCGTGGCCACCGCCTTGCTGGCCATGCCCGAAACCGCCGGGCAGGCATGGACGGCACCGGAGGATTATACGCCTGTCCATACCCTGTTGCGGGCGCTGCATATCGGCCCCTATGCCTCGCTCGATCCGCCGGGGGTGCGGCAGTATCTTCTGGCCCATTGGCAATGGGTGCTTGCGGCAAGTCTGGCGCTGGCGCTGTGGGCGATACACGGGGCACGGGTCGAGATTCTGGTGCGTCGCCGCACGGCGGAACTCCGGCGTGAAAGCGCCGAGCGGGAGAAGGCCGAGCGGAGCGCGCAAAAGCACCTTGAGGAACGCAACCAGTATGCGCGGCTGGGGATCGTGGGCGAAATGGCCTCGTCTATCGCGCATGAGTTGAACCAGCCTCTGGCCGCGATTGCCAATTATGCCGAAGGGCTGACCCGCGTCCTCGACCGTGGTCAGCCCGATCCGGCCTTCTTGCGCCACGGCACGCGCGGGATTGCCGGTCAGGCCGAACGCGCGGGGGCCATTCTGCGACGGGTCCGTGGCTTCCTGCATCGTCGTGATGCGCAACGCGGCCCGCTCGACCTGAATGTGGTCCTGCGTGAGGTGGTCGAGTTTTTCACCGCAGCCACGGCACGACACGATATTCCGCTCCGTCTGGAACTGGCCGCGGATCTGCCTGCCGTTCTGGCGGATCGGGTCGAGGTCGAACAGGTGCTGCTCAACCTGTTACAGAACGCGCTGGAGGCCACAGAGGCCGCGCCGCAGGCGACGGGGCCGCGCGATATTGTTCTGGCCACCAGTGTCAGGGGAGGCAAGGTCGTGGTCACGCTCCGCGATCACGGCACGGGGCTGACAGAGGCCGCCGCCGCACAGCTTTTCGACCCGTTTTTCACCACCAAGGCGACAGGGCTCGGGCTTGGTTTGCCGATCTGTCGCACGATTATCGAAAGTCATGGCGGGCGGCTTTGGGCCGAGACCGCAGCGGGAGGGGGCGTGAGGATGTGCTTTGTCCTGCCCGCCAGTCTGGCATCACAGGAGGGTCGGCCATGTGCCAGTGCGACAGGGAGCCGCTGA
- a CDS encoding GntR family transcriptional regulator, with translation MPTGIETTILTAIIEGRLPPGSRLSENELAEAFAVSRTKIREALQRLEARHIIASRPRKGWFVNIPDAEEAAQVFAARRCLEYGYLDTAPSFTPEQLAPIRAHIAEERQAIAAGDKAQLTYLMGDFHVRIIAQSGNEALTEIMRDLTARTILISLRYQSSQNALASHDDHVAIHDALCAGRMKDAARLSFEHLEDVEKGLAIDIAPTPLAALRSTLRLDAGDDGNNQPIGILQ, from the coding sequence GTGCCGACGGGAATAGAAACCACAATCCTGACCGCTATCATCGAGGGGCGCCTGCCCCCCGGAAGCCGCCTCTCCGAAAACGAGCTGGCCGAAGCTTTTGCCGTTTCGCGCACCAAAATCCGTGAAGCTCTGCAACGTCTGGAAGCGCGCCACATCATCGCCTCCCGCCCGCGCAAGGGGTGGTTTGTCAATATTCCCGACGCGGAGGAGGCCGCGCAGGTCTTTGCGGCGCGGCGCTGTCTGGAATATGGCTATCTCGACACGGCCCCCAGCTTCACCCCCGAACAACTGGCTCCCATCCGCGCCCATATCGCAGAGGAACGCCAAGCCATCGCCGCAGGCGACAAGGCACAACTGACCTATCTGATGGGCGATTTCCATGTCCGCATCATCGCGCAATCCGGCAACGAGGCGCTGACCGAAATCATGCGTGACCTGACGGCCCGTACCATCCTGATCTCGCTGCGTTACCAGTCCTCGCAAAATGCACTGGCCAGCCATGATGACCATGTCGCCATCCATGACGCCCTTTGTGCGGGCCGGATGAAAGACGCCGCCCGTCTGTCCTTCGAGCATCTCGAAGATGTCGAGAAGGGGCTGGCCATCGACATCGCGCCCACGCCGCTGGCGGCGCTCCGCTCTACCCTACGTCTCGATGCCGGAGACGATGGGAACAATCAACCAATCGGCATCCTCCAATAG
- a CDS encoding transporter substrate-binding domain-containing protein: protein MITRRLLLAVTACLTLATAPQLASADGLADIEKAGTLRVAVPQDFPPFGSVGLDMKPAGYDIDMAALIAQKLGVKLELVPVTSANRIPYLQTGKVDLVISSMGKNAEREAVIDFSTAYAPFYNGVFAPADLAIASADDLSGKVVGVTRGAIEDLELSKIAPPEATIKRYEDNNGTISAFLSGQVDAIATGNVVAAAILERNPPKKPEMKFLIKNSPCYIGLNKNEPALLAKVDDIIAAAKTDGSLNAISEKWLGMDLPADL from the coding sequence ATGATTACTAGACGCCTCCTACTGGCCGTTACCGCCTGCCTGACACTGGCCACCGCCCCGCAACTTGCCAGCGCCGACGGGCTTGCCGATATTGAAAAAGCCGGAACGCTGCGCGTGGCCGTGCCGCAGGATTTCCCGCCCTTCGGGTCGGTCGGGCTGGATATGAAACCGGCGGGCTATGATATCGATATGGCCGCGCTGATCGCCCAGAAGCTGGGCGTCAAACTGGAGTTGGTGCCGGTCACCTCGGCCAACCGTATCCCCTATCTCCAGACCGGCAAGGTCGATCTGGTGATCTCCTCCATGGGCAAAAACGCCGAGCGCGAGGCCGTGATCGATTTCTCGACCGCCTATGCCCCGTTCTATAACGGTGTCTTTGCCCCTGCCGATCTGGCGATTGCCTCTGCCGATGATCTTTCGGGCAAGGTCGTCGGCGTCACCCGTGGTGCCATCGAGGATCTCGAGCTGTCGAAGATCGCGCCCCCGGAGGCCACGATCAAGCGCTACGAGGACAATAACGGCACAATCTCGGCCTTCCTGTCGGGACAGGTCGACGCGATTGCCACCGGCAATGTCGTGGCTGCCGCTATTCTGGAGCGCAATCCACCGAAAAAGCCCGAGATGAAATTCCTCATCAAGAATTCGCCCTGCTATATCGGTCTGAACAAGAACGAGCCTGCGCTTCTGGCCAAGGTCGATGATATCATCGCCGCCGCCAAGACCGACGGCTCGCTGAACGCGATCAGCGAGAAATGGCTGGGCATGGATCTGCCTGCCGATCTGTAA
- a CDS encoding amino acid ABC transporter permease codes for MTYHFNFDWLATYWPVFVSGVWMTVQLIAVGGTVGIALGIFCAWARSSGPRGLGACVAIYVELIRNTPFLIQLFFIFFGLPAIGIQMNEVVAAMLAMVINLGAYSAEIIRAGIKGVAKGQFEAGASLAMSPVQTFRHIVLVPALQKIWPALASQVVIVMLGSSVVSQIAVEDLTYAANFAQSRSFRAFEAYFVSTAIYLALAITLRLILMQIGHRIFATRRRAAR; via the coding sequence ATGACCTATCACTTCAACTTCGACTGGCTGGCCACCTATTGGCCGGTCTTCGTGTCGGGCGTCTGGATGACCGTCCAGCTGATTGCCGTGGGCGGCACGGTCGGCATCGCGCTCGGCATCTTTTGCGCATGGGCCCGCAGCTCGGGGCCGCGCGGCCTTGGGGCCTGTGTTGCCATCTATGTCGAACTGATCCGCAACACACCCTTCCTGATCCAGCTGTTTTTCATCTTCTTCGGCCTGCCTGCGATCGGCATACAGATGAACGAGGTTGTGGCCGCAATGCTGGCGATGGTGATCAATCTGGGTGCCTATAGCGCCGAAATCATCCGTGCCGGGATCAAGGGCGTGGCCAAGGGGCAGTTCGAGGCAGGGGCCTCGCTGGCCATGAGCCCTGTCCAGACCTTCCGCCATATCGTTCTGGTGCCCGCATTGCAGAAGATCTGGCCCGCACTGGCAAGTCAGGTGGTGATCGTGATGCTGGGCTCTTCCGTGGTCAGCCAGATTGCTGTCGAAGACCTGACCTATGCCGCGAATTTCGCCCAATCACGCAGCTTCCGTGCCTTCGAGGCCTATTTCGTGTCCACCGCCATCTATCTGGCGCTGGCCATAACCTTACGCCTGATCCTAATGCAGATCGGCCATCGCATCTTCGCCACCCGCCGGAGGGCCGCCCGATGA
- a CDS encoding sugar ABC transporter ATP-binding protein: MVGSQAALLSAQDVAKSFGHVTALRNGAIQLRAGTVNALCGGNGAGKSTFLNILTGQLRRDTGQIHVDGKPVDFHAPSEALEAGIAIITQELSPFQDMTVAENLYLGREPRRAGLLVDDRRMIEDAEALMTRLRFDIPPTARLRDLSVAQAQLVEIAKAISRRSKILIMDEPTSAIGERETQMLFDAIRGLTTDGVGIIYVSHRLTEIFEISDDYTVFRDGAFVESGAIADIDRQALIRHIVGRDLLEHRRSPRDFYTSPALLDAKNMSSAGKFEDISLQVHPGEIVGIYGLLGSGRSEFVNALYGTEPRDTGEVCVGGIPIAANAPARSIAAGISLVTEDRKQTGLSLTASVAHNITVANLDAYAKAGVMDEARETQSVKAHMARFSIKAASPEIPVQFLSGGNQQKVVLARCLETDPRILICDEPTRGVDEGAKREIYAFLDAFVKAGKCVLMISSEIPEILANADRIVVFRKGRIAGEVRAQDATQETLVHLAS, encoded by the coding sequence ATGGTGGGTTCACAAGCCGCCCTACTTTCGGCGCAAGACGTCGCGAAGAGTTTTGGTCATGTCACCGCGCTGCGCAACGGGGCGATCCAGCTTCGCGCGGGCACGGTAAACGCGCTATGCGGCGGCAATGGCGCGGGGAAATCAACCTTTCTCAACATCCTGACGGGGCAGTTGCGCCGCGACACGGGACAGATCCATGTGGACGGGAAACCGGTGGATTTCCATGCGCCCTCCGAGGCGCTGGAGGCCGGAATTGCCATCATCACACAGGAACTCAGCCCCTTTCAGGACATGACCGTCGCCGAGAACCTCTATCTTGGTCGCGAGCCGCGCCGCGCGGGTCTCTTGGTAGATGATCGGCGCATGATCGAGGATGCAGAGGCGCTGATGACACGTCTCCGGTTCGACATTCCGCCAACCGCCCGACTGCGTGATCTGTCGGTCGCACAGGCCCAACTTGTCGAAATCGCCAAAGCGATCAGCCGCCGCAGCAAGATCCTGATCATGGACGAGCCGACCTCGGCCATTGGCGAGCGCGAAACCCAGATGCTGTTCGACGCGATCAGAGGGCTGACGACAGATGGCGTCGGTATTATCTACGTATCCCACAGGCTGACAGAAATCTTCGAGATTTCCGATGATTACACCGTCTTCCGTGATGGGGCTTTTGTCGAAAGCGGTGCCATAGCCGATATCGACCGGCAGGCGCTGATACGCCATATCGTCGGGCGCGACCTGCTGGAGCATCGTCGTAGCCCGCGCGATTTCTACACTTCTCCCGCTCTGCTGGATGCCAAAAACATGAGTTCTGCGGGAAAATTCGAAGACATCAGCCTTCAGGTCCATCCGGGCGAGATCGTGGGCATCTATGGCCTGCTTGGCTCGGGACGGTCGGAATTTGTCAATGCGCTTTATGGGACCGAACCGCGTGACACGGGCGAGGTCTGTGTCGGTGGCATACCCATTGCCGCAAACGCGCCCGCGCGGTCTATCGCGGCAGGGATCTCGCTTGTCACCGAAGACCGCAAACAGACAGGTCTTTCCCTGACAGCGTCGGTTGCCCATAACATCACCGTCGCCAACCTTGACGCATATGCGAAAGCCGGGGTCATGGATGAGGCGCGCGAGACGCAGAGCGTCAAGGCGCATATGGCGCGTTTTTCCATCAAAGCCGCCTCGCCTGAAATCCCCGTACAGTTCCTGAGCGGCGGCAACCAGCAAAAGGTGGTTCTTGCGCGCTGTCTTGAAACAGACCCGCGTATCCTGATCTGCGACGAACCCACCCGAGGCGTGGATGAAGGGGCCAAGCGCGAGATCTATGCGTTTCTCGACGCGTTCGTGAAGGCGGGAAAATGCGTCCTGATGATCTCGTCCGAAATTCCCGAGATTCTGGCCAATGCCGACCGGATCGTTGTTTTTCGCAAGGGCCGGATCGCCGGAGAGGTGCGGGCACAGGACGCCACGCAGGAAACCCTCGTCCATCTGGCCTCGTGA
- a CDS encoding substrate-binding domain-containing protein, producing MKMNKRQLLASGVGLLAMGAMGGRVMAQTKPLRIAAIVQSLNTEYNVLWADAAKAHPALKAGQAELTILDGRQDMLTQSNLFDTVITEKYDAIIFIPVDIDAGNDPIERAKAAGIPVFGSNTVVSNTSLYDAYINSNDVEAGELLAKAIIARAGPEAKVVILEGMIGQSAQVQRLQGIQNVLAANPGVTVIGQNSANWSRAEAITLMENLLTSHGSDIQGVLAENDEMAVGAIEAIRSYGLDPQSLPVAGVDGIHDALQAVKNGDQAMSILQDAHGQAQGAVDLALRKLSGASYTPAAKVWDVNGGSLAWEDGTSQHYYVPWLPVTRENVDTVLAE from the coding sequence ATGAAAATGAACAAACGCCAGCTTCTGGCATCAGGCGTCGGGCTACTGGCGATGGGCGCGATGGGGGGGCGGGTCATGGCCCAGACCAAACCGCTGCGGATTGCCGCCATCGTCCAGAGCCTGAACACGGAATATAACGTGCTCTGGGCGGATGCGGCCAAGGCGCATCCCGCCCTCAAGGCAGGTCAGGCCGAACTGACGATCCTCGACGGGCGGCAGGACATGCTGACACAATCGAACCTCTTCGATACCGTGATCACCGAAAAATACGATGCCATCATCTTCATTCCGGTGGATATCGATGCGGGCAATGATCCGATCGAGCGCGCCAAGGCGGCAGGTATTCCTGTTTTCGGCTCGAACACCGTCGTGTCGAATACGTCCCTTTATGATGCCTACATCAATTCGAACGATGTCGAGGCGGGAGAGCTGCTCGCGAAGGCGATCATCGCGCGGGCAGGCCCCGAGGCGAAAGTGGTCATACTGGAAGGCATGATCGGACAATCGGCACAGGTCCAGCGCCTTCAGGGGATCCAGAATGTTCTGGCCGCAAACCCCGGTGTGACGGTCATCGGGCAGAATTCCGCGAATTGGTCGCGCGCCGAGGCGATCACCCTTATGGAAAACCTGCTGACATCGCATGGCAGTGATATCCAAGGGGTGCTGGCCGAAAATGACGAGATGGCGGTCGGGGCGATCGAAGCCATCCGCAGCTATGGCCTTGATCCCCAAAGCCTGCCGGTCGCCGGGGTCGACGGGATTCATGATGCGCTTCAGGCGGTGAAGAACGGCGATCAGGCAATGTCGATCCTGCAAGACGCGCATGGTCAGGCGCAGGGCGCGGTGGATCTTGCGCTGCGCAAGCTGTCGGGCGCCTCCTACACCCCCGCAGCGAAGGTATGGGATGTCAATGGCGGCAGCCTTGCATGGGAAGACGGCACCAGCCAGCATTACTATGTCCCCTGGCTGCCCGTCACCCGCGAGAATGTCGACACAGTGCTGGCAGAGTAA
- a CDS encoding response regulator — MCQCDREPLIWSIDDDEGFRQSLRFLFASVGHEVRLWDSGQAFLEALPDLLPLPPAVLVMDIRMPGMSGLELLRHLRARSFVLPILIVTGHGDVQMAVEALKAGADDFIEKPFKEQHLLDVTERALRLAPARLDVLAGQQRLEARLARLSGREREVLEGILEGKPNKVMASDMDLSIKTIEVHRAAVMSKMAASSVAGLAHAMASRHRPHPYGCFSAAE, encoded by the coding sequence ATGTGCCAGTGCGACAGGGAGCCGCTGATCTGGAGTATCGATGATGACGAGGGGTTCCGGCAATCGCTGCGCTTTCTCTTTGCGTCGGTGGGCCATGAGGTGCGGCTTTGGGACAGTGGGCAGGCCTTTCTGGAGGCGCTGCCGGACCTGTTACCGCTGCCGCCTGCGGTGCTGGTGATGGATATACGCATGCCGGGAATGAGCGGGCTGGAACTGCTGCGTCATCTCCGCGCCAGATCCTTCGTGCTGCCGATCCTGATCGTGACGGGGCATGGCGATGTGCAGATGGCGGTCGAGGCGTTGAAGGCGGGCGCGGATGACTTTATCGAAAAGCCTTTCAAGGAACAGCATCTGCTGGATGTGACCGAGCGCGCGTTACGGCTGGCACCCGCGCGACTGGATGTTCTGGCCGGACAACAGCGGCTGGAGGCGCGGCTGGCCCGCCTGAGCGGGCGGGAACGCGAGGTGCTGGAGGGCATATTGGAGGGCAAGCCCAACAAGGTCATGGCCAGCGACATGGACCTGTCGATCAAGACGATAGAGGTTCATCGCGCGGCCGTCATGAGCAAGATGGCCGCAAGTTCTGTGGCGGGGCTGGCCCATGCAATGGCAAGCCGCCACCGCCCGCATCCCTACGGATGTTTCTCCGCCGCAGAGTAG
- a CDS encoding ABC transporter permease — MRMSQSPTQTVSLGSILTRYGIVLSFIILLVTLAIISPNFLSPNNLFNVLRQVSINGVLAVGMTFVILTAGIDLSIGAILALSGAVAASLVTGSAPMNPVLAVLAGTATGMACGALNGVLIARFAVPAFVVTLGMLSVARGATLLYSGGRPVANLSGEFRWLGQGVVAGIPVPVVLFAIVFAIAAFVLRYTVYGRRIYAVGGNPKSARTSGINPARIVFSVYVIMGALAGLAGVMLTARTTAALPQAGLGYELDAIAAVVIGGTSLTGGVGRIGYTLIGVLMIGVISNGLDLLGVSSYYQQIIKGSIIVLSVMIDRSRSRHS; from the coding sequence ATGAGGATGTCACAAAGTCCAACGCAGACCGTCAGTCTGGGCAGCATTCTGACCCGTTACGGGATCGTACTCTCGTTCATCATACTGCTCGTCACCTTGGCGATCATTTCGCCAAACTTCCTTTCACCGAACAATCTTTTCAATGTCTTGCGTCAGGTCTCGATCAACGGGGTGCTCGCGGTCGGTATGACATTCGTCATCCTGACCGCGGGGATCGACCTCTCGATCGGGGCGATCTTGGCTCTCAGCGGCGCGGTGGCCGCCAGCCTGGTGACAGGAAGCGCCCCCATGAACCCCGTCCTCGCAGTTCTTGCGGGCACCGCGACCGGCATGGCCTGCGGTGCACTCAATGGCGTGCTCATCGCCCGTTTCGCGGTTCCGGCTTTTGTGGTGACACTCGGGATGCTGAGCGTCGCGCGTGGTGCGACACTGCTTTATAGTGGCGGACGCCCCGTCGCCAATCTCAGCGGAGAGTTCCGCTGGCTGGGGCAAGGCGTGGTTGCCGGCATTCCGGTGCCGGTCGTCCTTTTCGCGATCGTCTTTGCCATCGCGGCTTTCGTACTGCGATATACGGTCTACGGACGCCGGATCTATGCGGTCGGGGGCAACCCCAAAAGCGCGCGAACCAGCGGCATCAATCCGGCGCGTATCGTATTTTCCGTCTATGTGATCATGGGCGCGCTTGCCGGTCTTGCGGGGGTCATGCTGACCGCGCGCACGACGGCGGCCCTGCCCCAAGCCGGTCTGGGATACGAGCTGGATGCCATCGCAGCCGTCGTCATCGGCGGCACCAGCCTGACCGGAGGGGTTGGCCGGATTGGCTATACATTGATCGGTGTCCTGATGATCGGGGTGATCAGCAACGGCCTCGATCTGCTGGGGGTGTCGTCCTACTACCAGCAAATCATCAAGGGCTCGATCATTGTTCTCTCCGTCATGATCGACCGGTCACGGTCCCGCCATAGCTGA